The following are encoded in a window of Candidatus Omnitrophota bacterium genomic DNA:
- a CDS encoding PAS domain S-box protein, with product MSFKKSFLRSKFFIVYIISLIVIVVAGGILTMQLSYYAQKEISRESEAALFALSSSVNREIDTVERIVKALAGSDEIKDIFYSNDFETFARINLVLDRYADALRDTVCYVLDLDGTTLASSNHESLDSFVGKNYKFRPYFESAKKGDLGRYFAYGVTSKKRGIYFSAPAKDELGNIVGIVVIKREIDSLARDFSKFDLCFLIDPNGIVFLSSSPKKVLNSLWPLNSDQKEMLVSTKQFGPGPFESILKKKVNSGEPIEFQDKPFLFFSHPINVSGWSVAMVISSQQVQTYSFFGIIFSLFLVILVTVFFVVVSLINKSAEDLLRFYAIVESSSEAIIGKSLDGKILSWNKEAERIYGYSAKDVIGKSITMLVSKEQQGEILDILKRIKQGETIRNYETKRQRKDGTSINVSLNISPIKNKQGKIVEIATIARDITQEKKAQEVLRETQEALKEKAWGLEKTNDAIKALYGELSDKTEKLEEFQREIIAAKESAERIFELSPSAIFIVDVNKKIVRWNKRAEEVTGYLSGDVIGKQCSLFADYPCRDLCGLFSDSIEKPLTNKECHIKRKDGEIRIISKNADLLLDSQGNVVGGIESFEDITERKKGELRIAEALAKNTALVSAVSQIVYEHYFLEDKIVWGGNFLETLGYTLEEMGSNTEQWLSKCHPEDVLNVEKSLKQAIDEKKNFSCEYRFRCKDGTYLWFYDRGFLSFDKEGRIFSNIGLMENITKRKETEIELIKLSRAVEQSPSTVVITDPEGNIVYVNPKFCELTGYTSKEAVGQNPRILKSGDQPKEVYQELWSTILSGNEWRGEFCNKKKSGEEYWELASISPIRNEKGEITYFLAVKEDITARKKAEEKALDAMRMKSEFISVVSHELRTPLTAIKEGVSIVADGVTGEVNPDQAEFLSVAKRNVERLSRLINDVLDFQKLDAQQMTFDFELSDINLLVEEVVQTMETIAQKEGSDLKLDLDGNIPKVSMDHDRVTQVVTNLVNNAIKYAGGKPITIKTTLEHNTVQISVIDQGEGIKEEDFERLFQTFSQLKKGKERKTGSTGLGLAISKKIVEGHGGKIWVESEHGKGSAFSFLLPIEERRKR from the coding sequence ATGAGTTTTAAGAAAAGTTTTTTAAGATCAAAGTTTTTTATTGTTTATATTATTTCTTTGATTGTTATTGTTGTTGCTGGTGGCATTTTAACAATGCAGCTATCTTATTATGCGCAAAAGGAGATTTCTCGAGAATCAGAGGCTGCTTTGTTTGCTTTAAGCAGTAGCGTTAATCGAGAAATAGACACTGTTGAAAGAATTGTCAAGGCTTTAGCGGGCAGCGATGAGATCAAAGATATTTTTTATTCAAATGATTTTGAAACTTTTGCAAGAATCAACCTGGTTTTAGATCGTTATGCAGATGCTTTAAGAGATACAGTTTGTTATGTTTTAGATTTGGATGGAACAACACTTGCTTCCTCAAATCATGAGAGTTTAGATAGTTTTGTTGGAAAGAATTATAAGTTTCGACCTTATTTCGAAAGTGCAAAAAAAGGTGATCTGGGCCGTTATTTTGCTTATGGAGTAACTTCGAAAAAGCGAGGAATTTATTTTTCAGCTCCTGCTAAAGATGAGCTTGGCAATATTGTAGGTATCGTTGTGATTAAAAGAGAAATCGATTCTTTAGCAAGAGATTTTTCAAAATTTGATTTATGTTTTCTAATTGATCCCAATGGAATTGTTTTTCTTTCAAGTAGTCCTAAAAAAGTTCTCAACTCTTTATGGCCGCTTAATTCAGATCAAAAAGAAATGCTTGTTTCTACAAAACAATTTGGACCAGGACCTTTTGAATCGATTTTAAAGAAGAAAGTTAATAGCGGCGAGCCCATTGAGTTTCAAGATAAACCATTTCTTTTCTTTAGCCATCCAATTAATGTTTCTGGGTGGTCTGTGGCGATGGTTATTTCTTCGCAGCAAGTGCAGACGTATTCATTTTTTGGCATTATTTTTTCCTTGTTCCTTGTTATTTTAGTAACAGTTTTTTTTGTTGTTGTTAGCTTGATTAACAAATCTGCGGAAGATTTGCTTCGTTTTTATGCGATTGTAGAATCTTCTAGCGAAGCGATTATCGGAAAGAGTTTAGATGGCAAGATTTTAAGCTGGAATAAAGAAGCAGAAAGAATATATGGATATTCTGCTAAGGATGTTATCGGAAAGTCGATAACAATGCTTGTTTCAAAAGAACAGCAAGGTGAGATTTTAGATATTCTTAAGCGGATTAAGCAGGGAGAAACAATTAGAAATTATGAGACAAAGAGACAAAGAAAAGACGGAACATCAATAAATGTTTCATTAAATATCTCACCTATTAAAAATAAACAGGGAAAGATTGTTGAGATTGCGACGATTGCACGTGACATAACGCAAGAAAAAAAAGCGCAAGAAGTTTTGAGAGAAACTCAAGAGGCTTTAAAAGAAAAAGCGTGGGGTCTTGAGAAAACAAATGATGCGATTAAGGCTCTTTATGGAGAACTTTCTGATAAGACAGAAAAGCTTGAGGAGTTTCAGAGGGAAATTATTGCCGCCAAAGAATCGGCTGAGCGAATTTTTGAGCTTTCTCCAAGTGCTATTTTTATAGTTGATGTAAACAAAAAGATTGTCCGATGGAACAAGAGAGCGGAAGAGGTGACTGGGTATTTGTCAGGAGATGTTATTGGAAAACAATGTTCATTGTTTGCTGATTATCCGTGCAGGGATCTTTGTGGTTTGTTTTCAGATTCTATTGAAAAACCGCTTACAAACAAAGAATGTCATATTAAAAGAAAAGATGGCGAGATTAGAATTATTTCAAAGAATGCTGATTTGCTTTTGGATTCTCAGGGTAATGTTGTAGGGGGCATCGAAAGCTTTGAGGACATTACTGAAAGAAAAAAAGGTGAGTTAAGAATAGCGGAGGCTTTAGCGAAAAATACAGCACTTGTGAGCGCAGTTAGTCAGATTGTTTATGAGCATTATTTCTTAGAAGATAAGATTGTTTGGGGTGGAAATTTTTTAGAAACCTTAGGGTATACTCTTGAAGAAATGGGGAGCAATACTGAACAATGGCTTAGCAAGTGTCATCCAGAAGATGTTTTAAATGTAGAAAAATCGCTTAAACAGGCTATTGATGAAAAGAAAAATTTTAGTTGTGAATATCGTTTTCGATGTAAAGATGGAACATATTTGTGGTTTTATGATCGAGGATTTTTAAGCTTTGACAAGGAAGGTCGCATTTTTTCTAATATTGGCTTAATGGAAAATATTACAAAAAGAAAAGAAACAGAGATTGAGCTTATTAAATTGTCTCGAGCTGTTGAGCAGAGTCCAAGCACAGTTGTGATTACAGATCCTGAAGGCAATATTGTTTATGTAAATCCAAAATTTTGTGAGCTAACCGGATACACTTCAAAGGAAGCTGTTGGACAAAATCCAAGAATTCTAAAATCAGGAGATCAACCGAAAGAAGTTTATCAAGAATTGTGGAGCACAATTTTAAGTGGGAATGAATGGCGAGGGGAATTTTGCAATAAAAAGAAAAGTGGAGAAGAATATTGGGAGCTTGCCTCGATCTCTCCTATTCGAAACGAAAAAGGAGAAATAACATATTTCTTGGCTGTAAAAGAAGATATTACAGCACGAAAGAAAGCAGAAGAAAAAGCTCTTGATGCTATGCGGATGAAAAGTGAATTTATTTCTGTTGTGTCTCATGAGCTCCGCACTCCTTTGACTGCCATTAAAGAAGGTGTCTCGATTGTTGCCGATGGCGTCACTGGCGAAGTGAATCCTGATCAAGCGGAGTTTTTATCTGTAGCAAAAAGAAACGTAGAGAGACTCTCTCGTCTGATTAACGATGTTTTAGATTTTCAAAAGTTAGATGCTCAGCAAATGACTTTTGATTTTGAGCTGAGCGATATTAATTTGTTAGTTGAAGAAGTTGTTCAGACGATGGAAACGATTGCTCAAAAAGAGGGATCGGATCTTAAGCTTGATTTAGATGGAAATATTCCAAAGGTGAGCATGGATCATGATCGTGTTACGCAAGTTGTAACAAATTTAGTGAATAATGCTATTAAATATGCAGGGGGCAAGCCGATCACAATTAAAACAACATTGGAACATAATACGGTTCAGATTTCTGTTATTGATCAAGGTGAAGGAATTAAAGAAGAAGATTTTGAGAGGCTTTTTCAAACGTTTAGTCAGCTAAAGAAAGGCAAAGAAAGAAAAACAGGAAGCACAGGGCTTGGTCTTGCTATTTCGAAGAAAATTGTTGAAGGTCATGGAGGAAAGATTTGGGTAGAATCCGAACACGGAAAAGGAAGTGCCTTTTCATTTCTTTTGCCGATAGAAGAGAGAAGAAAAAGATAA
- a CDS encoding ATPase, T2SS/T4P/T4SS family has product MSKLLDTLVEKGLVTREQIQDAKIKQVGAKKSISELLVDMNFIKEDDLINVASEVFGLPVCILAKEEIDQEALKKLPYEKAKRYGVFPVRIEDGKLLLAMCDAQDFVALEDIGAICGIGVKPILAKKTDITKHIEKYYLLDDVTYDLIKNMTEDIKVELIQKESEKEMFEDEYFSGKESPIVRLCNLIVSDAVKARASDVHVEPYEKVVEVRYRVDGYLKNIMKIPKRLHASLVVRIKILTELDIAETRKPQDGRSSILIEGRKVDLRVSTIPTFHGEKIVIRLLDQKKAQIDLDNMGFGDRDLKLFKDVISRPQGMILITGPTGSGKTSTLYAALNEIKNETKNIVTIEDPVEYLIQGINQIQVNPAKNVNFATGLKSILRQDPNVILVGEIRDQETAEIAFRASLTGHLVFSTLHTNNALATIIRLYDIGLEPYLIGSSVILIVAQRLIRLVCTKCQEQYVPDAEAQERFGAFIQKYKIQKLSRGKGCEYCGYTGFLGRTAIFEILEINEKIKELISEKAPESIIWKEAKDNGLRTLAEAGAQKVIEGVTTIEEIERVSELPHEESMKNEAKENKIEEVDPESIKIASQLRQEINKKFCILIVDDEPDIREILGMRLNAAGYSILEAENGAEGVRIAHQKKPDLIIMDVMMPVMDGIIATRRIRAELETAAIPILMLTAKTTKEDELEGLDAGADDYLGKPFDDEKLLARVKMLLRRR; this is encoded by the coding sequence ATGAGTAAATTATTGGATACTTTAGTTGAAAAAGGGCTTGTTACAAGAGAGCAGATTCAAGATGCCAAAATAAAGCAAGTTGGGGCCAAGAAATCAATTTCTGAGCTTTTGGTGGACATGAATTTTATCAAAGAGGATGATTTGATTAATGTTGCATCTGAAGTTTTTGGTCTCCCCGTTTGTATTTTGGCTAAAGAAGAGATTGATCAAGAAGCTCTTAAAAAACTTCCCTATGAGAAAGCAAAGCGTTATGGCGTTTTTCCCGTTCGAATTGAAGATGGAAAATTGTTGCTTGCGATGTGCGATGCTCAGGATTTTGTTGCTCTAGAAGATATTGGGGCGATTTGCGGCATAGGGGTTAAGCCTATTTTGGCAAAGAAAACCGATATCACAAAACATATTGAGAAATATTATCTTTTAGATGATGTAACATATGATCTTATTAAAAATATGACTGAGGATATTAAGGTTGAGCTTATTCAGAAAGAGTCAGAAAAGGAAATGTTTGAAGATGAATATTTTTCTGGCAAGGAATCTCCTATTGTTCGGCTTTGTAATTTAATTGTTTCAGATGCAGTTAAGGCAAGGGCGAGCGATGTTCATGTTGAGCCGTATGAAAAAGTTGTAGAGGTGCGCTATCGAGTTGACGGATATTTAAAAAATATTATGAAAATTCCAAAAAGGCTTCATGCGTCTTTAGTTGTTCGAATTAAGATTTTAACAGAACTGGATATCGCAGAGACAAGAAAGCCTCAGGATGGCAGAAGTAGCATTTTGATTGAAGGGCGTAAAGTTGATTTGCGTGTTTCAACAATTCCGACATTCCATGGAGAAAAGATTGTTATTCGTCTTTTAGATCAAAAAAAGGCACAGATTGATTTAGACAATATGGGATTCGGAGATAGAGATCTAAAATTATTTAAAGACGTGATTTCTAGGCCGCAAGGAATGATTTTGATTACAGGGCCAACAGGAAGCGGAAAGACATCTACTCTTTATGCCGCTCTTAATGAGATTAAAAATGAGACAAAAAATATTGTTACGATTGAAGATCCTGTTGAATACTTAATACAGGGAATCAATCAAATTCAGGTTAATCCGGCTAAAAATGTTAATTTTGCAACAGGATTAAAAAGTATTTTGCGTCAAGATCCTAATGTGATTTTAGTTGGAGAAATTCGAGATCAAGAAACTGCTGAAATTGCGTTTCGGGCTTCTTTGACAGGACATCTTGTTTTTTCAACGTTGCACACCAACAATGCTTTAGCAACGATTATTCGTCTTTATGATATCGGCCTTGAGCCATACTTGATTGGATCATCAGTTATTTTAATTGTAGCGCAAAGGCTTATTCGGTTGGTGTGCACTAAATGTCAAGAACAATATGTTCCCGATGCAGAAGCGCAAGAAAGATTTGGTGCTTTTATTCAGAAATATAAAATTCAAAAGTTGTCTCGAGGAAAGGGTTGTGAATATTGTGGATATACGGGGTTTCTTGGACGAACAGCTATTTTTGAAATCTTGGAAATTAATGAAAAAATAAAAGAGCTGATATCAGAGAAGGCTCCTGAAAGCATTATTTGGAAAGAAGCAAAAGACAATGGCCTAAGAACTTTGGCTGAAGCCGGCGCGCAAAAAGTAATTGAAGGCGTAACAACCATAGAGGAAATTGAACGTGTTTCAGAGCTTCCGCATGAAGAATCTATGAAGAATGAAGCTAAAGAGAATAAAATAGAAGAAGTGGATCCAGAGAGTATCAAGATAGCTTCTCAACTTCGCCAAGAAATTAATAAGAAGTTTTGTATTTTGATTGTTGATGATGAGCCAGATATTAGAGAAATTTTAGGGATGCGTCTTAATGCTGCCGGATATAGTATTTTAGAGGCCGAAAATGGTGCTGAGGGCGTGCGCATAGCGCATCAGAAAAAACCAGATTTAATTATTATGGATGTTATGATGCCTGTGATGGATGGAATTATAGCGACACGGAGAATACGCGCTGAGCTAGAAACAGCAGCTATTCCTATTTTGATGTTAACGGCAAAGACAACTAAAGAAGATGAGCTAGAAGGATTAGATGCTGGGGCTGATGACTATTTGGGTAAACCATTTGATGACGAAAAATTGCTGGCAAGAGTTAAAATGCTTTTAAGACGACGATAA
- a CDS encoding response regulator has translation MSKILFVEDDLDFLTVMNRRLIEHGHQVMAAFDCFRAVELAHNEKPDVIVLDLKLPGGGGLSTLKNLKLSLYTKDIPVIISTAMKDDEQKKLVLQEKPDGYLEKPYDSDALIRMIEKVMLR, from the coding sequence ATGTCTAAAATTCTTTTTGTTGAAGACGATCTTGATTTTTTGACTGTTATGAATAGGCGTTTAATTGAACACGGTCATCAGGTGATGGCAGCTTTTGATTGTTTTCGTGCAGTTGAACTTGCGCATAACGAAAAACCTGATGTGATCGTTCTTGACTTAAAGTTGCCTGGAGGAGGAGGGCTTAGTACGTTAAAGAATTTAAAATTGTCTTTATATACAAAAGATATTCCTGTGATAATTTCAACAGCCATGAAAGATGATGAGCAAAAAAAGCTGGTTTTGCAAGAAAAGCCGGATGGCTACTTAGAAAAACCATATGATTCTGATGCTTTGATAAGAATGATAGAGAAAGTGATGCTGCGTTAA
- the malQ gene encoding 4-alpha-glucanotransferase yields the protein MSKRKSGVLLHITSLPSPHGIGDFGSGAYQFADFLKNSKQSYWQVLPLNPTDIALSNSPYSSCSAFAGNVLLISPEFLIRDGFLTQNDLKEVKFSGDRVDYVAVAMHKVDVLYRAFHNVKKTISSDKSFKSFYEKNKVWLDDYSLFVALKEKFEGASWCQWPENIRKREPAAMEAYREELHEFILREKFFQYLFYSQWFDLKGYCNKKGIKVIGDAPIYVQHDSADAWANKEIFKLDENGECEFLAGVPPDYFSETGQLWGNPVYRWDVLQSSGYDWWKKRLKYNFDCFDIVRIDHFRGFVDFWEIPKGEQTAINGKWAKVNVYNFFDELLDYFKEFPIIAEDLGIITADVKEVIKRYRFPGMKILQFAFDGKEDNPYLPQNHIKNCIVYTGTHDNNTTKGWFRREATEEAKVQINKIVGQEPTENNIALIFVKLAMNSIADTVILPLQDILGLDESARMNQPSTITSNWEWRVKASSLNSSVQKELANLCSANNR from the coding sequence ATGTCTAAACGGAAAAGCGGAGTTTTGCTTCATATTACATCTTTACCGTCACCACATGGAATTGGCGATTTTGGTTCTGGAGCGTATCAGTTTGCTGATTTCTTAAAAAATAGCAAACAATCGTATTGGCAAGTTTTGCCTTTAAATCCGACGGACATCGCTCTTTCTAATTCTCCATATAGCAGCTGTTCGGCTTTTGCCGGTAATGTTCTTTTGATTAGTCCAGAATTCTTAATTAGAGATGGGTTTTTAACGCAAAATGATTTAAAAGAAGTAAAGTTTTCTGGAGACCGTGTCGATTATGTGGCGGTTGCTATGCATAAGGTAGATGTTTTGTATCGAGCCTTTCATAATGTAAAAAAAACAATATCTTCAGATAAAAGTTTTAAAAGTTTTTATGAGAAGAATAAGGTTTGGCTTGATGATTATAGTTTGTTTGTTGCGTTGAAAGAAAAATTTGAAGGTGCCTCTTGGTGTCAATGGCCGGAAAATATCCGAAAAAGAGAGCCAGCTGCCATGGAAGCGTATCGAGAGGAGTTGCACGAATTTATTTTGCGAGAAAAATTTTTTCAATATCTTTTTTATTCTCAATGGTTTGATTTAAAGGGATATTGTAACAAGAAAGGTATTAAAGTTATCGGGGATGCTCCTATTTATGTCCAGCACGATAGTGCCGATGCGTGGGCGAATAAGGAAATTTTTAAATTAGACGAAAATGGAGAATGCGAATTTTTAGCAGGAGTTCCGCCGGATTATTTTAGCGAGACAGGACAGCTCTGGGGCAACCCTGTTTACCGATGGGATGTTTTGCAATCTTCAGGCTATGATTGGTGGAAAAAACGGTTAAAATATAACTTTGATTGTTTTGATATTGTGCGCATTGATCATTTTAGGGGTTTTGTGGATTTTTGGGAAATTCCGAAAGGTGAGCAGACGGCGATTAACGGCAAGTGGGCTAAAGTTAATGTATATAATTTTTTTGATGAGCTTTTAGATTATTTTAAAGAGTTTCCTATTATTGCTGAAGATTTGGGCATCATTACAGCAGATGTTAAAGAAGTCATTAAGCGTTATCGTTTTCCAGGAATGAAAATTCTGCAGTTTGCTTTTGATGGCAAAGAGGACAACCCTTACTTGCCCCAAAACCATATTAAAAATTGTATTGTTTACACGGGAACGCACGATAATAATACAACTAAAGGCTGGTTTCGCCGGGAAGCCACTGAAGAAGCTAAAGTTCAGATTAATAAAATTGTAGGCCAAGAGCCAACAGAAAATAATATTGCCTTGATTTTTGTCAAATTAGCAATGAATTCTATAGCGGATACTGTTATTCTTCCACTACAGGATATTTTAGGTTTAGATGAGTCTGCTCGCATGAACCAGCCTTCAACGATTACAAGCAATTGGGAATGGCGTGTCAAAGCTTCTTCTTTAAATTCTTCAGTTCAAAAAGAACTTGCCAATCTTTGTTCTGCAAATAATCGCTAG
- a CDS encoding DUF3536 domain-containing protein, producing the protein MNKYICLHGHFYQPPRENPWLEEIEGQDSARPFHDWNERISFECYSRNSASRILNNDKKIIDIVNNYSKISFNFGPTLLSWMEKKDPETYRDLLYADQLSQQNFSGHGSALAQVYNHMIMPLANERDKRTQISWGIKDFEYRFKRKPEGMWLAETAVDIVTLEILAEYGILFTILAPHQAKSVKKILDKKWISVEGQKIDPKKPYLCRLPSGKNIVIFFYDGPIAQGVAFEGLLNDGEEFSRRLLRAFDIKTEENQIVHIATDGETYGHHHKFADMALAYCLRTIEKNNLAKITIYGEFLEKFPPQEEVEIHENTSWSCAHGIERWRSDCGCCIGTNPKWNQKWREGLRFSLDWLRDEGIKVYEKEMGLFVEDVWALRNQYISVILNRDKKAVESFFAKNIQRSLSENDKVKILKLLEMQRNAQLMYTSCGWFFDEISGIEPTQVLKYAARVIQLIKEVSGIKIEESFLGLLEKIKSNVKEIGDARNIYLQQVQPFVVDLFRVGAHYAVSSLFEKYPKETKIYCYTIRTERSYQKEDERLKLSMGCGTVQSDITLEQTPIFFAGFHLGNHNIIRGVKELLEGDYSQAQKEIVEAFITKQIPEANRLIDKYYGPENYSLEHLFKEEQQKILDEVLKTTMDEIEESFREIYEKHHPLMQVQKELQVTLPKALATIAEFVLNRDLCDVIQSDPIDLKRLRMLVWEIMRWSFSRDKQTICFIAGRKVNELMKELIKNPDDINLIETLISVVESLSILNYKLDLWKAQNIYFILNRKLLKDKKGQAEKRDPRSQRWVEAFELLGEFLQVETV; encoded by the coding sequence TTGAATAAATATATTTGTCTTCATGGTCATTTTTATCAGCCTCCTCGGGAAAATCCTTGGCTAGAGGAAATTGAGGGTCAAGATAGTGCCCGTCCTTTTCATGACTGGAATGAGCGCATTTCATTTGAGTGCTATTCCCGCAATTCTGCTTCACGTATTCTTAATAATGATAAGAAAATTATCGATATTGTTAATAATTATTCTAAAATCAGTTTTAATTTTGGTCCAACGCTTTTGTCTTGGATGGAAAAAAAGGATCCAGAGACCTACCGCGATCTTTTGTATGCCGATCAATTGAGTCAGCAGAATTTTTCAGGACATGGAAGTGCTTTAGCCCAAGTGTATAATCACATGATTATGCCTTTGGCGAACGAGCGCGATAAAAGAACGCAAATTTCTTGGGGGATTAAAGATTTTGAATATCGTTTTAAGCGAAAACCCGAAGGCATGTGGCTTGCGGAAACTGCTGTCGATATTGTAACACTAGAAATTTTAGCAGAATATGGGATTTTATTTACTATTTTAGCGCCTCATCAAGCGAAGAGTGTGAAGAAGATATTGGACAAAAAATGGATTTCTGTAGAAGGTCAAAAAATCGATCCTAAGAAACCGTATTTATGCAGGCTTCCTTCAGGAAAAAATATTGTTATTTTCTTTTATGATGGGCCTATTGCGCAAGGTGTTGCTTTTGAAGGACTTTTAAATGATGGAGAAGAGTTTTCCAGGCGACTTTTGAGAGCGTTTGATATTAAAACAGAAGAAAATCAAATTGTTCATATTGCAACGGATGGAGAAACATACGGACATCATCATAAATTTGCAGACATGGCTCTTGCTTATTGTTTGCGGACTATTGAAAAGAATAATTTAGCTAAAATAACAATTTATGGAGAATTTCTAGAGAAGTTTCCTCCTCAAGAAGAGGTTGAGATTCATGAAAATACTTCTTGGAGCTGTGCTCATGGGATAGAGCGATGGCGCTCAGATTGTGGTTGTTGTATAGGCACAAATCCAAAATGGAATCAGAAATGGCGTGAGGGTTTACGTTTTTCGCTTGATTGGCTAAGAGATGAAGGCATTAAAGTTTATGAAAAAGAGATGGGGCTGTTTGTCGAAGATGTTTGGGCGCTACGAAATCAGTATATTTCGGTAATTTTAAATCGAGATAAGAAGGCTGTTGAGAGCTTTTTTGCCAAAAATATTCAAAGATCTTTATCTGAAAATGATAAGGTTAAAATATTGAAGCTTTTAGAAATGCAGCGAAACGCTCAGCTGATGTATACAAGCTGTGGATGGTTTTTTGATGAAATTTCTGGCATTGAGCCAACGCAAGTTTTAAAATATGCGGCGCGTGTAATTCAGTTAATAAAAGAAGTCTCTGGCATAAAAATAGAAGAATCATTCTTGGGTCTTTTAGAAAAAATAAAAAGTAATGTTAAAGAAATTGGCGATGCAAGAAATATTTATCTGCAACAGGTGCAACCGTTTGTTGTTGATCTTTTTAGAGTTGGAGCTCATTACGCGGTTTCGTCTTTGTTTGAAAAGTATCCAAAGGAAACAAAAATTTATTGTTATACAATTCGAACAGAGCGCTCATATCAAAAAGAGGACGAACGGCTTAAGCTTTCGATGGGATGCGGGACAGTGCAGTCTGATATAACGCTTGAACAAACGCCTATCTTTTTCGCAGGATTTCATTTGGGAAATCACAATATTATTCGCGGTGTTAAGGAACTTTTAGAAGGAGATTATAGCCAAGCACAAAAAGAAATTGTTGAGGCATTTATTACAAAACAAATTCCAGAAGCAAATCGCTTGATAGATAAATATTATGGCCCAGAAAATTATTCTTTAGAACATCTTTTTAAAGAAGAGCAGCAAAAAATATTAGATGAAGTTTTGAAAACGACGATGGATGAAATCGAAGAATCGTTTAGGGAGATTTATGAAAAGCATCATCCTTTGATGCAAGTTCAAAAGGAGCTTCAAGTAACGTTGCCTAAGGCGCTTGCAACAATTGCAGAATTTGTTTTAAATAGAGATTTGTGCGATGTGATTCAATCTGATCCTATTGACTTAAAGCGATTGAGAATGCTTGTTTGGGAAATTATGAGATGGTCTTTTAGCCGTGATAAGCAAACAATTTGTTTTATTGCTGGACGAAAAGTTAATGAGCTGATGAAAGAATTGATTAAAAATCCAGATGATATTAATTTGATTGAAACGCTTATTTCTGTCGTTGAAAGTCTAAGTATTTTAAATTATAAGTTAGATTTGTGGAAAGCGCAGAATATTTATTTTATTCTAAATCGCAAATTGCTCAAAGATAAAAAAGGACAAGCTGAAAAAAGAGATCCTCGATCCCAAAGATGGGTTGAGGCTTTTGAGCTTTTAGGGGAATTTCTTCAAGTTGAAACAGTATAA
- a CDS encoding winged helix-turn-helix domain-containing protein has translation MKNKIIETAGKTWKILGEKKEVKVTDLAKLVKEKGEIVFQSLGWLAREDKINYISRSNQTFVSLVEPEFEHFRNTFSVEKTPAKGTSSIVKSKVKKVLKKIKN, from the coding sequence ATGAAAAATAAAATTATTGAGACAGCAGGAAAAACTTGGAAAATTTTAGGCGAAAAAAAAGAAGTTAAAGTTACAGATCTTGCTAAGCTTGTAAAAGAAAAAGGCGAGATTGTTTTTCAGTCTTTAGGATGGCTTGCTCGCGAGGATAAGATTAATTATATTTCTAGAAGTAATCAAACTTTTGTTTCTTTGGTTGAACCAGAATTTGAGCATTTTAGAAATACTTTTTCGGTAGAGAAGACGCCGGCTAAAGGAACAAGCTCGATTGTTAAATCAAAAGTAAAAAAAGTTCTTAAAAAGATTAAGAACTAA